Within the Anaerolineae bacterium genome, the region CTCCATGGGATATAGCATCTTTAGCATTGATCGTCATGTTCATGATCACCTGCTCCATCTGCCCGGGGTCCACCTCCACCTGCCATAATGCAGGTTCCAGAATCGTCAACAGCTCAACATCCTCCCCAATCAGGCGACCGAGCATCTTCTCTATGCCTGTTAATAGTTCATTGAGATCCAGAACCCTGGGTGTAATTATCTGCTTGCGGCTGAAGGCAAGAAGCTGCCGGGTAAGGGATGCCGCCCTGTCACCAGCTTTCTTGATCTCTTCAATTTTCTCGCGTAAGGATTCATCCTTTATGACATCCATCAATGCAAGCTTGGCATAGCCGATGATGACGGTCAGCAGGTTGTTGAAATCATGGGCAACGCCGCCGGCCAGAGTGCCGATGGCCTCCATTTTCTGGGACTGCCGGAATTGTTCTTCAAGTTTCTTTTTTTCTTCCTCAGCATGCTTGCGCTTGGTGATGTCCCTCACTATTGCGGTCGCGATGTGCGTTTCATTCTTCTTTCTTGATGAAACGGAGAGTTCAACTGGAATCTCTGTCCCATCTTTCCTTACGCCCTGAAGCTCCAAGGCCTTTCCTATGACCGGGCCTAACCCGCTTTTTCGGAATTCAACAAATCCCTTTTCCATTTCTTTCTTGTATCTCTCAGGGACAATCTTCATTAAACTTTGCCCTGTCATCTCCTCTTCCGTGTACCCAAATATCCTTTCTGCTCCCTTATTCCACACACCAACCTTCATCTGCGAATCAACGGATATCACACCATCAACAAAGGTTTCGACAACCTCCCGGAATTTCTCCTCGCTCTCCCGCAGCGACTCTGTGCGGTCTTTCACCAGTTCCTCCAGGTGGTAGCGGTGTTTCCTCAATTCCTCCTCCGCTTGCTTGCGCTCAGTGATATCAGTTATCGCTGTTCGAATCTGGTTGAAATTCCCCTCGGCATCCCCCACAGCTATGCTTTCCATTCGACCATAGAACGGTGTGCCGTCCTTTTTCACAAGTTCCAGTTCCAGGGTCTGCCTGGTCCTGGTCTCAAGGACTCGTTTGATATAAAATTTGCACTCATACTGAAAATCCGGCGCAACAAAGGCAGAAAAGCCCATTTTAATCAGACCGCTTCTCACCACACCCAATAGATCAGTGCAGGTAAGATTTGCCTCAATGATCAGGCCTTTTTGATTCAGGGTGAGATATCCGATGGGCGCAAAGTCAAACAGGTCAAAGTACCTGTCCCGCGATTCCTTGAGTTCCAACTGGGTTCTGCGAAATTCCTCATTTTGCATCTCCAGTTCAACTTGATGGACCTCCAGCTCATGAATCAGCTTTTTGACATCGCCGACCGGAATATCTTCGATCTCCTCATGTTTTTCGCCAAGCAATTCTTCCGCTTGCCT harbors:
- a CDS encoding PAS domain S-box protein, with translation MKKSKPESKQSKQLRRQAEELLGEKHEEIEDIPVGDVKKLIHELEVHQVELEMQNEEFRRTQLELKESRDRYFDLFDFAPIGYLTLNQKGLIIEANLTCTDLLGVVRSGLIKMGFSAFVAPDFQYECKFYIKRVLETRTRQTLELELVKKDGTPFYGRMESIAVGDAEGNFNQIRTAITDITERKQAEEELRKHRYHLEELVKDRTESLRESEEKFREVVETFVDGVISVDSQMKVGVWNKGAERIFGYTEEEMTGQSLMKIVPERYKKEMEKGFVEFRKSGLGPVIGKALELQGVRKDGTEIPVELSVSSRKKNETHIATAIVRDITKRKHAEEEKKKLEEQFRQSQKMEAIGTLAGGVAHDFNNLLTVIIGYAKLALMDVIKDESLREKIEEIKKAGDRAASLTRQLLAFSRKQIITPRVLDLNELLTGIEKMLGRLIGEDVELLTILEPALWQVEVDPGQMEQVIMNMTINAKDAISHGGRLTIETANTDLDENHFHKHGIEGEKSGHYVMLAVSDTGIGMDKENREHIFEPFFTTKEVGKGTGLGLSTVYGIVKQNNGFIWVYSEPGQGSTFKIYLPRTEGDADSEEKQQLPVIELDGSETILIVEDDDGLRKFTQEVLLLHGYKVLDAENGEDALRVSEAHEGPIHLMITDVVMPKMGGKELSEKLQLFYPRMKVVYMSGYTDNAIVEHGVLAPGLNFLQKPFTPESLARKVRQVLDAGN